The following are encoded in a window of Qipengyuania soli genomic DNA:
- the purE gene encoding 5-(carboxyamino)imidazole ribonucleotide mutase produces the protein MTAKVAIVMGSQSDWETMTCAAEVLGELGVETDVRIVSAHRTPDRMYEFAKGAAAAGFEVIIAGAGGAAHLPGMIAALTHVPVLGVPVQSQALSGQDSLLSIVQMPAGVPVGTLAIGKAGATNAGLLAAAILANHDAALSQRLQDWRARRSAAVTERPES, from the coding sequence ATGACGGCCAAGGTAGCAATCGTGATGGGCAGCCAGTCGGACTGGGAGACCATGACCTGCGCCGCCGAGGTGCTTGGGGAACTGGGAGTCGAAACCGATGTCCGCATCGTTTCCGCCCACCGTACGCCGGACCGCATGTACGAATTCGCCAAGGGCGCCGCTGCGGCCGGCTTCGAAGTCATCATCGCTGGCGCAGGCGGTGCGGCTCATTTGCCTGGCATGATCGCCGCTCTCACCCATGTCCCGGTGCTCGGCGTGCCGGTCCAGTCACAGGCGCTTTCGGGTCAGGACAGCCTGCTCTCGATCGTCCAGATGCCCGCAGGAGTACCCGTCGGCACTCTCGCCATCGGCAAGGCCGGCGCGACCAATGCTGGCCTGCTCGCCGCCGCTATCCTCGCCAACCATGATGCCGCACTGTCGCAGCGCCTTCAGGACTGGCGTGCCAGGCGCAGCGCCGCGGTGACGGAGCGTCCCGAAAGCTGA
- the gpmA gene encoding 2,3-diphosphoglycerate-dependent phosphoglycerate mutase, translating into MSKLILVRHGQSEWNLADRFTGWWDVDLTEKGVAEAKAAGELMKAKGVLPTVAFTSVQKRAIKTLNIALEACDRLWIPVTRDWRLNERHYGGLTGLNKQETREKHGEKQVHIWRRSFDVPPPELEPGSEFDLASDPRYAGIDIPRTESLKLTIERVLPYWEEAILPQLAKGENVIISAHGNSLRALVKHLSNISDEDITGLEIPTGQPIVYDFDGATPVGERYYLKDA; encoded by the coding sequence ATGTCCAAGCTGATCCTCGTCCGCCATGGCCAGAGCGAGTGGAACCTCGCCGACCGCTTCACCGGCTGGTGGGACGTCGACCTCACGGAAAAGGGTGTCGCCGAGGCCAAGGCTGCGGGCGAACTGATGAAGGCCAAGGGTGTGCTGCCCACGGTCGCCTTCACCAGCGTCCAGAAGCGCGCGATAAAGACACTCAACATCGCCCTTGAAGCCTGCGATCGCTTGTGGATCCCGGTAACCCGCGACTGGCGCCTGAACGAGCGCCACTATGGCGGCCTCACAGGCCTCAACAAGCAGGAAACCCGTGAAAAGCACGGCGAGAAACAGGTGCACATCTGGCGCCGCAGTTTCGACGTGCCCCCACCCGAGCTCGAACCGGGCAGCGAGTTCGATCTCGCTTCGGATCCGCGTTATGCCGGTATCGACATCCCGCGTACCGAGAGTCTCAAGCTCACTATCGAACGCGTGCTGCCATATTGGGAGGAAGCGATCTTGCCGCAACTGGCCAAGGGTGAGAACGTGATCATCTCCGCCCACGGCAATTCGCTCCGCGCGCTGGTAAAGCATCTTTCGAACATCTCGGACGAGGATATCACCGGGCTGGAGATTCCGACCGGCCAGCCAATCGTCTACGACTTCGACGGCGCGACGCCAGTTGGCGAACGCTACTATCTCAAGGACGCGTGA
- a CDS encoding hemolysin family protein: MTPFPWTDLLIIAGLIVLNGVFAMSELAIVSARTARLRAAAHNGSSGAKTALELAAEPGKFLSTVQIGITLIGIIAGAYSGASLGGPVADRLLAWGFPAQWAEEAGFAAVIALTTYLSLVVGELVPKQVALRAAVPIAIAMALPMAILARVAAPLVWLLDASSGLLIRLLGVRPAGQSAVTAEELHMLFAEATRSGVIEHEQHQMLQGVVRLAQRPVREMMTPRTEIDWIDLGADQDAIRTTIEKSPHSLLPVAEGSADKVVGVVKVREILTRMVTGEAVDLAALMKKAEVVPDQLDAVDALRVLQQAEVAMAMVHDEYGHLDGIVTPVDLLTTLVGDFVSDQEHGDGPGMVEREDGSLLVSGSLSADVLADKLDLEYGDDREFGTAAGYALHVLKRLPNEGEHFHDQGYRFEVVDMDGRRIDKLLVAREDGSPVVSEGIDLENGAAGED; encoded by the coding sequence GTGACACCCTTTCCATGGACCGACCTGCTCATCATCGCAGGACTGATCGTACTGAACGGCGTCTTCGCCATGAGCGAGCTGGCCATCGTATCGGCACGAACCGCGCGATTGCGGGCCGCCGCGCACAATGGCAGCAGCGGCGCGAAAACGGCTCTCGAACTGGCTGCGGAGCCGGGGAAGTTCCTTTCGACGGTCCAGATCGGCATCACCCTCATCGGCATCATCGCCGGCGCCTACTCCGGAGCGAGCCTTGGCGGTCCGGTGGCCGACCGCCTGCTGGCCTGGGGTTTCCCCGCCCAGTGGGCTGAAGAAGCGGGCTTTGCCGCCGTCATTGCCCTGACGACATACCTCAGCCTCGTCGTCGGCGAGCTGGTGCCGAAGCAGGTCGCCCTGCGCGCGGCAGTGCCGATCGCCATTGCCATGGCGCTGCCGATGGCGATCCTTGCCCGCGTGGCCGCTCCGCTTGTGTGGCTGCTCGATGCCTCGTCCGGCCTGTTGATCCGTCTCCTCGGCGTGCGCCCTGCCGGGCAGAGTGCGGTGACCGCCGAGGAACTCCACATGCTCTTCGCCGAGGCAACGCGCAGCGGCGTGATCGAGCACGAACAGCACCAGATGCTGCAGGGCGTCGTACGTCTGGCCCAGCGTCCGGTCCGCGAGATGATGACGCCGCGCACCGAGATCGACTGGATCGACCTTGGTGCCGATCAGGATGCGATCCGCACCACTATCGAGAAAAGCCCGCACTCGCTTCTTCCCGTTGCGGAAGGCTCGGCCGACAAGGTTGTGGGGGTGGTAAAGGTCCGCGAGATCCTCACCCGCATGGTCACCGGAGAAGCTGTCGACCTCGCGGCGCTGATGAAGAAGGCCGAAGTCGTACCCGACCAGCTCGATGCGGTGGACGCGCTCCGTGTCCTGCAGCAGGCGGAAGTGGCCATGGCGATGGTCCACGACGAATATGGTCATCTCGACGGAATCGTTACGCCAGTGGACCTCCTCACGACCCTCGTGGGTGATTTCGTCAGCGACCAGGAACATGGCGACGGACCGGGCATGGTCGAGCGCGAGGACGGCAGCCTGCTCGTCTCGGGTTCGCTCTCTGCCGATGTGCTCGCCGACAAGCTGGACCTCGAATACGGCGATGATCGCGAGTTCGGCACCGCTGCCGGCTATGCCCTGCATGTCCTCAAGCGCCTGCCCAATGAAGGCGAGCATTTCCACGACCAGGGCTATCGCTTCGAAGTGGTCGACATGGACGGGCGCCGTATCGACAAGCTGCTCGTCGCGCGCGAGGACGGCTCGCCCGTGGTGTCGGAAGGCATCGATTTGGAGAATGGTGCTGCTGGGGAGGATTGA
- a CDS encoding OmpA family protein → MKKSRILTASLAAVSLMTVSACVTDPNTGEKKVSRTVLGGAGGAVLGGLLGGVIGGKTGRIVGAVGGAAAGGYVGYKMDQQIKELKEQTAGSGVDVSEVDGGDAILVNLPDGVTFATGSYTISPGFRDLLDRVAASLKQYPNSLVDVYGHTDTVGSASSNQRLSEQRAQAVANYLISQGVSSSRIRWMGFGETQLKVATGDGVNEPLNRRVEIKIIPFDQNDVAAAQAAQN, encoded by the coding sequence ATGAAGAAATCGCGCATCCTTACTGCCAGTCTCGCCGCCGTGTCGCTGATGACCGTGTCGGCATGTGTCACCGATCCCAACACCGGCGAGAAGAAGGTCTCGCGCACCGTCCTCGGCGGCGCTGGCGGCGCTGTGCTCGGCGGCCTGCTGGGTGGTGTCATCGGCGGGAAGACCGGACGCATCGTCGGCGCTGTCGGCGGTGCCGCTGCCGGTGGCTACGTCGGCTACAAGATGGACCAGCAGATCAAGGAACTGAAGGAACAGACCGCCGGCTCGGGCGTGGACGTTTCGGAAGTCGACGGTGGCGATGCCATCCTCGTCAACCTGCCCGACGGCGTCACCTTCGCCACCGGCAGCTACACGATTTCGCCCGGTTTCCGTGACCTGCTCGACCGCGTCGCAGCAAGCCTCAAGCAGTACCCGAACAGCCTCGTCGACGTGTATGGCCATACCGACACGGTTGGCTCGGCATCGTCGAACCAGCGCCTGTCGGAACAGCGCGCACAGGCGGTGGCGAACTACCTGATCTCGCAGGGTGTAAGCTCGTCGCGCATCCGCTGGATGGGCTTCGGCGAAACGCAGCTCAAGGTTGCGACCGGCGACGGCGTCAACGAGCCCCTGAACCGCCGCGTCGAAATCAAGATCATCCCGTTCGACCAGAATGACGTGGCTGCCGCCCAGGCTGCCCAGAACTGA
- a CDS encoding 3'(2'),5'-bisphosphate nucleotidase CysQ, whose product MIDSKRLESIVSEAGRIAHDLWPGAGNVVRSWEKEPNSPVCEADLAVDAFLKRELGALLPAAGWLSEETADDPSRLERDLIWLVDPVDGTRDFIRGRPGWAVSVALISSGRPLIGMLAAPARGENWSAVAGQGAWRNGERLRSSTRSEFPGSRVPAHALPKTDADLVMVDQPNSIALRIAMVAADEADLVATLRWGFEWDIAAAGMIAREAGAAISDAFGNKLDYNKRDPRAFGVLASAPAIHGAAVERLAARAAQLTA is encoded by the coding sequence ATGATCGACAGCAAACGCCTGGAATCGATCGTCTCCGAAGCGGGACGGATCGCCCATGACCTCTGGCCTGGGGCAGGCAATGTCGTGCGTAGCTGGGAGAAGGAACCCAACAGCCCGGTTTGCGAAGCCGACCTTGCTGTCGACGCTTTCCTCAAGCGCGAGCTCGGTGCGCTATTGCCGGCGGCGGGCTGGCTGTCTGAAGAGACGGCGGACGACCCCTCGCGCCTAGAGCGCGACCTCATCTGGCTGGTCGATCCGGTCGACGGGACACGCGATTTCATCCGCGGCCGTCCGGGCTGGGCAGTGTCCGTCGCGCTGATCAGTTCGGGGCGACCGCTGATCGGCATGCTGGCGGCACCGGCGCGCGGCGAGAACTGGAGCGCGGTCGCGGGGCAAGGCGCCTGGCGCAATGGCGAACGCCTGCGCTCCTCGACGCGCAGTGAATTCCCCGGTTCACGCGTACCGGCCCACGCACTGCCCAAGACCGATGCCGACCTCGTTATGGTCGACCAACCCAATTCGATCGCATTGCGCATCGCGATGGTGGCCGCGGACGAAGCGGACCTTGTCGCGACGCTGCGTTGGGGCTTCGAATGGGACATCGCGGCTGCGGGCATGATCGCACGTGAAGCAGGTGCAGCGATCAGCGACGCCTTCGGCAACAAGCTTGATTACAACAAGCGCGATCCGCGCGCTTTCGGCGTCCTTGCAAGCGCGCCCGCGATCCACGGAGCTGCGGTGGAAAGGCTCGCTGCGCGCGCCGCGCAGCTGACGGCATAG
- the sucC gene encoding ADP-forming succinate--CoA ligase subunit beta — translation MNIHEYQAKELLAKYGIGIPAGHAALTVEEAIEGAKKLPGPLYVVKAQIHAGGRGKGKFKELGPDAKGGVRLSKSIEDVEANAKEMLGNTLVTIQTGDAGKQVNRLYVTDGVDIASEYYLSMLVDRASGRVAMIVSTEGGMDIEEVAHSTPEKITTITIDPAQGFMPHHGRAVAFALKLKGELNKQAQKLAKQLYTAFMDLDCEMLEINPLVETEGGNLLVLDTKMSFDGNAMFRHKDVEALRDITEEDPAEVEASEYDLAYIKLDGNIGCMVNGAGLAMATMDIIKLNGAFPANFLDVGGGATTEKVTAAFKIILKDPAVEGILVNIFGGIMKCDVIANGIVQAAKDVNLSVPLVVRLEGTNVNEGKAILDNSGLAIVSADDLGDAARKIVAEVKKAA, via the coding sequence ATGAACATCCACGAATACCAGGCCAAGGAACTGCTCGCGAAATACGGCATCGGCATCCCCGCAGGACACGCCGCGCTGACTGTCGAAGAAGCGATCGAGGGTGCGAAGAAGCTGCCCGGACCGCTTTATGTCGTGAAGGCGCAGATCCACGCCGGTGGCCGTGGCAAGGGCAAGTTCAAGGAACTGGGTCCCGATGCCAAGGGTGGCGTCCGCCTGTCGAAGAGCATCGAGGACGTCGAAGCGAACGCCAAGGAAATGCTCGGCAATACGCTGGTGACGATCCAGACCGGCGATGCCGGCAAGCAGGTCAACCGCCTCTATGTCACCGATGGTGTCGACATCGCTTCGGAATACTACCTGTCCATGCTGGTCGACCGCGCATCGGGCCGCGTCGCCATGATCGTCTCGACCGAAGGCGGGATGGACATCGAGGAAGTCGCTCACTCGACGCCCGAGAAGATCACCACCATCACCATCGACCCGGCGCAGGGCTTCATGCCGCACCACGGCCGTGCGGTGGCCTTCGCCCTCAAGCTGAAGGGCGAGCTCAACAAGCAGGCGCAAAAGTTGGCCAAGCAGCTCTACACTGCCTTCATGGACCTCGACTGCGAAATGCTCGAGATCAACCCGCTCGTGGAAACCGAGGGCGGCAACCTTCTCGTCCTCGACACCAAAATGAGCTTCGACGGCAACGCCATGTTCCGCCACAAGGACGTGGAAGCGCTGCGCGACATCACCGAGGAAGACCCGGCCGAAGTCGAGGCAAGCGAATACGACCTCGCCTACATCAAGCTCGACGGCAACATCGGCTGCATGGTCAACGGTGCCGGCCTCGCCATGGCGACGATGGACATCATCAAGCTCAATGGCGCTTTCCCGGCAAACTTCCTCGACGTCGGCGGTGGCGCCACCACCGAGAAGGTGACCGCGGCGTTCAAGATCATCCTCAAGGATCCGGCGGTCGAGGGCATCCTCGTCAACATCTTCGGCGGCATCATGAAATGCGACGTCATCGCCAATGGCATCGTCCAGGCGGCGAAGGACGTGAACCTCTCGGTTCCGCTGGTCGTCCGCCTCGAAGGCACGAACGTGAACGAGGGCAAGGCGATCCTCGACAATTCGGGCCTCGCGATCGTCAGCGCCGACGATCTCGGCGATGCGGCACGCAAGATCGTGGCGGAGGTCAAGAAGGCCGCGTGA
- a CDS encoding electron transfer flavoprotein subunit beta/FixA family protein: MKILVPVKRVIDYNVKPRVKADGTGVDLANVKMSINPFDEIAVEEAIRIKEAGKATEIVAVSIGPAKAQETLRTALAMGADRAILVQTDDEVEPLAVAKILKAIAEAEEPGLILLGKQAIDDDSNQTGQMLAALMGRPQGTFANTVDVDGDSVTVKREVDGGLETVKLSLPAIVTTDLRLNEPRYASLPNIMKAKSKPLDTKAPADYGVDTAPRLKTHKVTEPPVRQAGIKVADVDELVAKIKALGIA, from the coding sequence ATGAAAATCCTCGTCCCCGTCAAGCGGGTGATCGACTACAACGTCAAGCCGCGGGTCAAGGCCGACGGCACCGGCGTCGATCTCGCCAACGTCAAGATGAGCATCAACCCGTTCGACGAAATCGCCGTCGAGGAAGCGATCCGTATCAAGGAAGCCGGCAAGGCGACCGAGATCGTGGCCGTCTCCATCGGCCCGGCGAAGGCACAGGAAACGCTGCGCACCGCGCTTGCCATGGGTGCCGACCGCGCAATCCTCGTGCAGACCGATGACGAGGTCGAACCATTGGCCGTTGCCAAGATCCTCAAGGCGATTGCCGAGGCTGAAGAGCCGGGTCTGATCCTGCTCGGCAAGCAGGCGATCGACGACGATTCGAACCAGACCGGCCAGATGCTCGCTGCCCTCATGGGACGCCCGCAGGGCACCTTCGCCAATACTGTCGACGTCGATGGCGACAGTGTCACCGTGAAGCGTGAAGTTGACGGCGGTCTCGAAACCGTGAAGCTCTCGCTCCCCGCCATCGTCACCACCGACCTGCGCCTGAACGAACCGCGCTATGCTTCGCTGCCCAACATCATGAAGGCGAAGTCGAAGCCGCTCGATACCAAGGCTCCGGCCGACTACGGCGTCGACACTGCGCCGCGCCTCAAGACGCACAAGGTCACCGAGCCGCCGGTGCGCCAGGCCGGCATCAAGGTCGCCGACGTCGACGAGCTGGTCGCCAAGATCAAAGCCCTCGGCATCGCGTAA
- a CDS encoding electron transfer flavoprotein subunit alpha/FixB family protein, giving the protein MKTLVWVEHDNAHMKDATLAAVTAASKLGDVHLLVAGKGCRGVAEEAAKVAGVGKVHVADDAAYEHALAENVAPLVVDLMGHHDAFVAPATTTGKNIAPRVAALLDVMQISDILSVEGDKTFTRPIYAGNAIATVESSDPKLVITVRGTAFDKAATEGGSGTIEDVPSTGDAGTSTFVSAEIAKSERPELTSAKVIVSGGRALKDSETFQEVIIPLADKLGAGVGASRAAVDAGYVPNDYQVGQTGKIVAPEVYIAIGISGAIQHLAGMKDSKTIIAINKDEDAPIFQVADIGLVGDLFKIVPELTGKL; this is encoded by the coding sequence ATGAAAACTCTCGTCTGGGTGGAACACGACAACGCCCACATGAAGGACGCCACTCTGGCTGCAGTTACTGCCGCCTCGAAGCTCGGCGACGTCCACCTCCTCGTCGCCGGCAAAGGTTGCCGCGGGGTGGCTGAGGAAGCCGCCAAGGTCGCCGGCGTCGGCAAGGTGCACGTCGCCGATGACGCCGCCTACGAGCATGCACTGGCCGAGAACGTCGCTCCGCTCGTCGTCGACCTGATGGGTCACCACGATGCCTTCGTCGCGCCGGCCACCACCACCGGCAAGAACATTGCGCCGCGCGTCGCCGCACTGCTCGACGTGATGCAGATTTCGGACATCCTCTCGGTCGAAGGTGACAAGACATTCACCCGTCCGATCTATGCCGGCAACGCCATCGCTACTGTGGAATCGAGCGACCCCAAGCTGGTCATCACCGTGCGCGGTACCGCCTTCGACAAGGCGGCGACCGAAGGCGGTTCGGGCACCATCGAGGACGTCCCCTCGACCGGTGACGCCGGCACGTCGACCTTCGTCTCGGCCGAAATCGCCAAGAGCGAACGTCCGGAACTCACCAGCGCCAAGGTCATCGTTTCGGGTGGCCGCGCGCTCAAGGACTCCGAGACCTTCCAGGAAGTCATCATCCCGCTCGCCGACAAGCTCGGCGCGGGCGTCGGCGCCAGCCGCGCGGCAGTCGACGCGGGCTATGTCCCCAACGACTACCAGGTCGGCCAAACCGGCAAGATCGTGGCCCCGGAAGTCTACATCGCCATCGGCATTTCGGGCGCTATCCAGCACCTTGCCGGCATGAAGGACTCAAAAACCATCATTGCCATCAACAAGGACGAGGACGCCCCGATCTTCCAGGTCGCGGACATCGGCCTGGTCGGCGATCTTTTCAAGATCGTGCCGGAGCTCACCGGAAAGCTCTGA
- a CDS encoding DUF445 domain-containing protein, with translation MRRTATGLIVLMAGLFLLSGRYLDLHPAWGYLHAFAEAAMVGGLADWFAVTALFRRPLGLPIPHTAIIPENKDRIADTMAQFLRENFLTPAVVGRRMGTMNLAKAVGSYLADPKSARDSRIRAGAGELAIEVLQSLDPDRLGGQVRGGIKAQLEKLDIAPLLGGMLEAMIADGRHKPLIDKIIRWAGLVLEDNETLVRDMVHKRANAVLRFTGLDERLANSVIDGLYKLLAEVLVDPEHPLRDKIEEGLQELAKGLREDPEMQERVERMKRELLNNPAIGDWWQGVWERLRAGLIKSIRSNGGAGEGYLGETLGELGAALRDDERLQRQVNRFARRTAVGIATRYGDQIVRLVSETVKRWDAQTITDRVEGAVGRDLQFIRINGTMVGGLVGLTLHFLSETIG, from the coding sequence ATGCGGCGAACTGCCACCGGATTGATCGTCCTGATGGCGGGGCTGTTCCTGCTCTCCGGGCGCTATCTCGATTTGCACCCCGCTTGGGGCTATCTCCACGCCTTTGCGGAAGCAGCCATGGTCGGCGGACTCGCCGATTGGTTCGCGGTTACGGCGCTGTTCCGCCGTCCGCTCGGCCTGCCCATTCCGCACACCGCCATCATTCCGGAAAACAAGGACCGTATCGCCGACACCATGGCGCAGTTCCTGCGCGAAAACTTCCTCACGCCTGCGGTCGTCGGCCGACGCATGGGCACGATGAACCTGGCCAAGGCGGTCGGCAGCTACCTTGCCGATCCCAAGTCGGCGCGCGATTCGCGCATCCGCGCAGGCGCAGGCGAGCTTGCGATCGAAGTGCTGCAGTCGCTGGATCCCGACCGGCTCGGCGGGCAGGTACGCGGCGGCATAAAGGCGCAGCTGGAGAAACTCGACATCGCCCCGCTGCTCGGCGGCATGCTCGAAGCGATGATCGCCGACGGCCGGCACAAGCCGCTGATCGACAAGATCATCCGCTGGGCAGGGCTGGTGCTGGAGGACAACGAAACACTGGTGCGTGACATGGTGCACAAGCGCGCCAATGCCGTGCTGCGCTTTACCGGCCTTGATGAGCGGTTGGCCAATTCGGTCATCGATGGGCTCTATAAGCTGCTGGCGGAAGTCCTCGTCGATCCGGAGCATCCCCTGCGCGACAAGATAGAGGAAGGCCTACAGGAGCTTGCAAAAGGTCTACGCGAAGACCCCGAGATGCAGGAGCGGGTCGAGCGGATGAAGCGCGAACTGCTCAACAATCCTGCCATCGGCGACTGGTGGCAGGGCGTGTGGGAGCGCCTGCGTGCCGGTCTCATCAAGTCGATCCGATCGAACGGCGGCGCGGGCGAAGGCTATCTCGGGGAAACCCTGGGAGAACTGGGCGCAGCCCTGCGGGACGACGAGCGATTGCAGCGCCAGGTCAATCGCTTTGCACGCCGTACCGCGGTCGGGATTGCCACGCGCTATGGCGACCAGATCGTCAGGCTGGTGTCCGAAACCGTGAAGCGCTGGGATGCGCAAACCATCACCGATCGGGTCGAAGGCGCTGTCGGCCGCGATCTCCAGTTCATTCGTATCAACGGCACGATGGTCGGCGGACTTGTCGGCCTGACGCTCCACTTCCTGTCGGAGACGATAGGTTAG